The proteins below are encoded in one region of Neisseria bacilliformis:
- a CDS encoding succinate dehydrogenase assembly factor 2: MTQFDETAKRRIRFLTRRGLLELDIVLKRFMETEFRHLSDEELSVFVEILDLPDQEFLALVNGKETTDRPQFEPLLDKIRRS, translated from the coding sequence ATGACACAATTTGACGAAACCGCCAAACGGCGCATCCGTTTCCTTACGCGCCGGGGACTGCTTGAGCTTGATATTGTGCTCAAACGGTTCATGGAAACCGAATTCCGGCATCTTAGCGACGAAGAATTGTCGGTGTTCGTGGAAATCCTCGATTTGCCGGATCAGGAATTTCTTGCTCTGGTAAACGGAAAGGAAACCACGGACAGGCCGCAGTTCGAGCCG